In Allomuricauda ruestringensis DSM 13258, the following proteins share a genomic window:
- a CDS encoding DUF368 domain-containing protein, with translation MQARRILDFVFITLKGMAMGAADVVPGVSGGTIAFISGIYEELITSINNIDLSLISILKKEGIKAVWNKVNGNFLLALFLGIFISVLSLAKFLSWLLENEPILLWSFFFGLVVASIFMVGKEITRWTMGTVVVLIFGAALAFFITELPASDNSDSLPYLFLSGALAVCAMILPGISGAFILVLLGSYKTILDAVHERDIKIILTVGVGAIFGLLSFARLLKWMFNHYKNITLALLTGFILGSLNKIWPWKKVLETKTFGEKTIVVDDMNVLPGAFEGDSKLILAIVLAILGFSLIFILEKVASKK, from the coding sequence ATGCAAGCACGTCGTATACTGGACTTCGTTTTTATTACCCTGAAAGGAATGGCCATGGGTGCCGCAGACGTTGTCCCAGGAGTATCAGGAGGAACCATTGCCTTTATTTCTGGCATTTATGAAGAACTCATAACCTCCATCAACAACATAGATCTTTCCCTGATTTCAATTTTAAAAAAAGAAGGCATCAAGGCCGTTTGGAACAAAGTCAATGGAAACTTTTTACTGGCTCTTTTCCTCGGAATTTTTATTAGTGTGCTATCCTTGGCAAAATTCCTGAGTTGGCTTTTGGAAAACGAACCAATCTTATTATGGTCCTTTTTCTTTGGATTAGTGGTGGCCTCCATTTTTATGGTAGGCAAAGAAATCACCAGATGGACCATGGGAACAGTGGTTGTATTGATTTTTGGCGCTGCCTTGGCTTTCTTTATAACCGAACTACCTGCAAGCGATAACTCGGACAGCCTACCCTATTTGTTTCTTTCGGGTGCATTGGCCGTTTGTGCCATGATCCTCCCAGGTATTTCGGGAGCATTTATCCTTGTACTGTTAGGCTCCTACAAAACCATTTTGGATGCTGTTCACGAAAGGGATATCAAAATAATTTTGACCGTGGGCGTTGGGGCCATTTTTGGACTTTTGAGTTTTGCTCGACTACTCAAATGGATGTTCAATCACTACAAAAACATCACTTTGGCATTGCTAACAGGTTTTATCTTGGGTTCCTTAAATAAAATTTGGCCTTGGAAAAAGGTTTTGGAAACCAAAACCTTTGGCGAAAAGACCATCGTTGTGGATGATATGAACGTGCTTCCCGGTGCTTTTGAGGGCGATAGTAAATTAATACTGGCCATTGTCTTAGCCATCCTAGGTTTTTCACTTATTTTTATCCTGGAAAAAGTAGCTTCCAAAAAATAA
- a CDS encoding DUF368 domain-containing protein, translating to MHQPRTFLDNFFLVIKGLCMGAANKVPGVSGGIVAFVAGFYEEFIYSLQKLNSKAVKLFFNGRFKSFFRYTNAKFLGLLIFGMLVSYFSVSRILDYFLDHNEVFVWATFFGMVIGSIYHIGKDFAPWNKRTIPAGIIGFIIGISISFLNPAKENDNLFFVFFCGIVSVSGMTLPGLSGSFILILLGNYVLLLVDSVNALYDTFSEVFSGDFSFVKNSERIQILKILGVFTLGSVTGLVTFSHLLSYVLKHFKATTTAVLLGFITGSLGVLWPWKRTVFKVDEAGNPLLDSNGDKIILNYKRHLPQMAEAETWWAILFILLGILVLLILDWYGNNRKKNEQVRATR from the coding sequence ATGCATCAACCTAGAACATTTCTGGATAATTTCTTCTTGGTCATAAAAGGCCTGTGCATGGGGGCCGCCAATAAGGTTCCCGGGGTTTCGGGCGGTATAGTAGCCTTTGTTGCCGGATTTTACGAGGAGTTTATCTACTCCTTACAAAAATTGAATTCCAAAGCGGTGAAGTTGTTCTTCAATGGCAGGTTCAAAAGTTTTTTCCGATACACCAATGCCAAATTTCTGGGCTTGCTGATTTTTGGAATGCTGGTCAGCTATTTTAGTGTTTCCCGGATTCTAGATTATTTTTTGGACCATAACGAGGTCTTTGTTTGGGCCACTTTCTTTGGAATGGTCATAGGCTCCATCTACCATATAGGGAAAGATTTTGCTCCTTGGAACAAACGTACTATTCCAGCAGGGATCATCGGGTTTATTATTGGGATATCCATCAGTTTTTTAAACCCTGCCAAAGAGAACGACAACTTATTTTTTGTTTTTTTCTGTGGCATCGTTAGTGTTTCTGGGATGACGCTTCCCGGGCTGTCCGGCTCTTTCATATTGATTTTATTGGGAAACTACGTCCTGTTACTGGTAGATTCGGTCAACGCACTCTACGATACTTTTTCTGAGGTTTTCTCTGGGGATTTTAGCTTCGTAAAAAATTCTGAACGCATACAAATCTTAAAGATACTAGGGGTTTTTACCTTGGGATCCGTTACCGGATTGGTTACTTTTTCACATTTGCTCAGTTATGTACTAAAACACTTTAAAGCCACAACAACAGCGGTATTATTGGGTTTTATCACAGGATCTTTGGGCGTACTTTGGCCTTGGAAAAGAACCGTTTTTAAGGTGGACGAAGCCGGCAACCCCTTATTGGATTCCAACGGGGATAAAATCATCCTCAACTACAAACGTCACCTTCCACAAATGGCAGAGGCAGAAACTTGGTGGGCCATACTTTTTATTTTATTGGGGATTTTGGTATTATTGATTTTGGATTGGTATGGCAACAACAGAAAAAAAAATGAACAGGTTCGGGCTACTAGGTAG
- a CDS encoding shikimate dehydrogenase family protein, with product MATTEKKMNRFGLLGRNISYSFSQGYFTQKFKDLGLDDHSYENFDLQKIEELKNVLAQDNLRGLNVTIPYKQEVIPYLDELDAKAAKIGAVNTIQFTENGLKGFNTDAYGFQKSLEPFLKPHHKNALILGTGGASKAVRFVLDELGIANTYVSRSKRDGQYTYDELDETTIKKNTLIINCTPLGTYPNIEDKPALPYQYIGADHLLYDLIYNPEKTSFLASGEAKGATICNGLNMLEHQAEKAWEIWNNV from the coding sequence ATGGCAACAACAGAAAAAAAAATGAACAGGTTCGGGCTACTAGGTAGAAACATTTCTTATTCTTTCTCGCAGGGATATTTCACCCAAAAATTCAAGGATTTGGGACTGGATGACCATAGCTACGAGAATTTTGATCTTCAAAAAATCGAAGAGCTGAAAAACGTGCTCGCCCAAGATAATCTTAGAGGGCTTAACGTAACCATACCCTACAAACAAGAGGTTATCCCCTATTTGGACGAGCTGGACGCCAAGGCAGCGAAAATAGGGGCCGTAAACACCATTCAGTTTACAGAAAATGGCCTAAAAGGCTTTAATACTGATGCTTATGGTTTTCAAAAATCATTGGAACCCTTCTTGAAACCACATCATAAAAATGCATTGATCCTGGGCACGGGCGGTGCTTCCAAAGCCGTTCGTTTTGTTCTAGATGAACTGGGAATTGCCAACACCTATGTTTCGCGCAGTAAAAGGGACGGGCAATACACCTACGACGAACTGGACGAAACCACCATTAAGAAAAACACCCTGATTATTAACTGCACCCCACTTGGCACCTACCCCAATATTGAGGACAAACCTGCACTCCCTTATCAATATATTGGAGCTGATCATTTGCTGTACGACTTGATCTACAATCCAGAAAAAACCAGTTTTTTAGCTTCAGGCGAGGCGAAAGGAGCAACCATCTGCAATGGGCTGAACATGTTGGAGCACCAAGCGGAAAAGGCTTGGGAAATCTGGAACAATGTCTAA
- a CDS encoding DUF349 domain-containing protein: protein MQENDRKLQQAEGGIEETSENTKGQMEEATQAEPKVSEETVSETEESQKPKKEVVSESKSKKNDSEKNDSEKNDSEKNDSEEHIDEIDESNAEDAEDTENEKRHTIPMLDYHSMTMENLVGELQRLVKNEKVQAINKHVSAIKYEFDQKFQEFLDEKKEEFVSKGGNEIDFRYNSVAKRQFNEVYSDFREKRDQYYKQLDQSLKANLQKRLDIIEELKGLIDIEEDINTTYNNFKDLQNRWKNAGPIPRTNYNDVWRTYHHHMEIFYDFLHLNRELRDLDFKHNLEEKQKLVERAEALAEEPDLNKAFRELQTLHKIWKEDIGPVAKEHREEIWEKFSTATKAMHQRRQEHFQELEKVYEKNLEKKQEIIANIAKIAENVADNHRGIQQQIKEVEALRDLFFKAGRVPQKVNEETWSYFKETVRKFNRTKNAFYKNQKKEQQLNLEKKKELLELAVSLKDSDDWDEVTPQMKRIQRDWKKIGHVPRKYSDKIWKEFKDACNHYFDRLHAEKNEAHKEEFENFKKKSECLNRLKEFQLSGDKKKDIEDVKAFLAEWKQYGRIPYNKKHINSKFNKIVDALFKKLGVGKQQSELLKYGNKVQELAKTEDNYAIGNERVFVKRKIDEVKSEIRQLENNLQFFSGDSEDNPLVKEVVNKLDKQKEALQTWKEKMKKLNILKHKLNKEIEEEENDSNEEE, encoded by the coding sequence ATGCAGGAAAACGATCGTAAACTTCAGCAAGCTGAAGGTGGTATAGAGGAAACTTCAGAAAATACAAAAGGACAAATGGAAGAAGCTACACAAGCCGAACCAAAAGTGTCCGAAGAAACTGTATCTGAAACTGAAGAGTCACAAAAGCCTAAGAAAGAGGTTGTTTCCGAATCCAAAAGCAAAAAGAACGATTCCGAGAAGAACGATTCCGAGAAGAACGATTCCGAGAAGAACGATTCCGAAGAGCATATAGACGAGATTGACGAATCCAATGCAGAGGATGCTGAAGATACTGAAAACGAGAAACGGCATACCATACCCATGCTGGATTACCACTCCATGACCATGGAAAACTTGGTCGGGGAATTACAGCGTTTGGTAAAAAACGAGAAAGTACAGGCCATCAACAAGCATGTTAGCGCCATTAAGTACGAGTTCGACCAAAAGTTCCAAGAGTTTCTCGATGAGAAAAAGGAAGAGTTTGTATCCAAAGGAGGCAATGAAATTGATTTTCGATATAATTCCGTTGCCAAAAGGCAATTCAATGAGGTGTATTCGGATTTCCGGGAAAAGCGTGATCAATATTATAAACAACTCGATCAATCACTAAAAGCCAACCTACAAAAAAGGTTGGATATTATTGAAGAGCTGAAAGGCCTCATTGATATTGAGGAGGACATCAATACTACTTACAACAACTTTAAAGACCTCCAAAATAGGTGGAAAAATGCAGGGCCCATACCTCGAACCAATTACAACGATGTTTGGCGCACCTACCACCACCACATGGAAATCTTTTATGATTTTCTGCACCTAAACCGTGAATTGCGCGATCTGGATTTTAAACATAATCTGGAAGAAAAGCAGAAGTTGGTGGAACGTGCCGAAGCTTTAGCGGAAGAACCGGATTTGAACAAGGCGTTCAGGGAGTTGCAAACGCTTCACAAGATTTGGAAAGAGGACATCGGTCCCGTAGCCAAGGAACATCGCGAAGAAATCTGGGAGAAATTCAGCACCGCCACCAAGGCCATGCACCAGCGTAGGCAAGAACATTTTCAGGAATTGGAAAAGGTCTACGAGAAAAACTTGGAAAAAAAGCAAGAGATCATAGCTAACATCGCTAAAATAGCCGAAAACGTTGCGGATAACCACAGAGGCATCCAACAACAAATAAAAGAGGTGGAAGCGCTAAGGGATTTGTTTTTTAAGGCAGGTAGGGTGCCCCAAAAGGTGAACGAAGAAACTTGGAGCTATTTTAAGGAAACCGTCCGTAAATTCAATAGGACCAAAAACGCATTCTATAAAAATCAGAAAAAAGAGCAACAGCTAAACCTTGAAAAGAAAAAGGAACTGTTGGAATTGGCCGTTTCTTTGAAGGATAGTGATGATTGGGACGAAGTTACCCCACAAATGAAGCGCATACAAAGGGATTGGAAAAAAATTGGCCATGTTCCCAGAAAATATTCCGATAAAATCTGGAAAGAGTTCAAGGACGCTTGTAACCACTATTTTGACCGCTTACACGCGGAAAAGAACGAGGCCCACAAGGAAGAATTCGAAAACTTTAAGAAGAAAAGCGAATGTTTAAACCGTTTAAAAGAGTTCCAACTGAGCGGTGACAAGAAGAAGGATATTGAAGACGTTAAAGCCTTTTTAGCCGAGTGGAAACAATACGGTCGCATTCCGTATAACAAAAAGCACATCAACAGCAAGTTCAATAAAATTGTGGATGCCCTCTTCAAAAAATTAGGGGTTGGCAAACAACAATCGGAACTGCTCAAATACGGGAACAAAGTACAGGAACTTGCCAAAACAGAGGACAACTACGCTATAGGCAATGAACGTGTTTTTGTTAAGCGTAAGATTGATGAGGTAAAATCCGAAATTCGTCAGTTAGAGAACAACCTACAGTTTTTCTCTGGTGATTCAGAGGACAATCCTTTGGTCAAAGAAGTCGTCAATAAATTGGACAAACAAAAAGAAGCGCTTCAAACTTGGAAAGAGAAAATGAAGAAGCTGAACATTCTTAAACACAAACTGAACAAAGAAATCGAGGAAGAAGAAAATGACAGCAACGAAGAGGAATAA
- a CDS encoding CBS domain-containing protein gives MKKDVPVSEIMTKKLVTLTAKDDLVTAERLFKKHHIRHIPVVEGSSIVGMLSYTDLLRISFADAIDEHEEHVETIVYNMFTIPQVMVNDVVSIASDTSIRDVARFLSKKEFHALPVVDNGKLVGIVTTTDLINYLLELY, from the coding sequence ATGAAAAAAGATGTGCCTGTTTCGGAAATAATGACCAAAAAACTGGTTACGCTTACTGCCAAAGATGATTTGGTGACTGCCGAACGTCTTTTTAAAAAGCATCATATCCGACATATTCCAGTTGTTGAAGGTAGCTCTATTGTGGGTATGTTAAGCTATACGGATTTGTTGCGGATCAGTTTTGCAGACGCGATAGATGAGCACGAAGAACATGTGGAAACCATTGTTTATAACATGTTCACCATTCCGCAAGTAATGGTCAACGATGTTGTTAGCATAGCATCCGATACGTCAATTAGGGATGTGGCACGTTTTCTTTCCAAAAAAGAGTTTCATGCTTTGCCTGTGGTGGATAACGGAAAACTTGTGGGGATAGTTACCACTACGGATTTAATCAACTATTTACTCGAATTGTATTGA
- the rny gene encoding ribonuclease Y, which produces MDNIIVIVGAAVVGLAIGFAIAKMMEKGKASKTIANAKKEASNIIKEASKEGDSIKKDKIFQAKEKFLELKAEHEKVIINKDKKIAEAEKRTRDKESQVSSELAKNKKLNDQFQEKIKEIEYKSEILDKKQSEVEKLHKSQVQQLEVISGLSAEDAKAQLLESLKETAKSDAMAYLQNTLEEAKLTAQQEARKIVINTIQRIGTEEAVENCVSVFNLESDDVKGRIIGREGRNIRALESATGVEIIVDDTPEAIILSCFDSVRREVARLSLHRLVTDGRIHPARIEEVVKKTEKQINEEIAEIGKRTVIDLGIHGLHPELIKAVGRMKYRSSYGQNLLQHSREVAKLCGVMAAELGLNPKLAKRAGLLHDIGKVPMAEVEVETPHAILGMQWAQKYGEKDEVCNAIGAHHDEIEMTTLISPIVQVCDAISGARPGARRQVLDSYIQRLKDLEDIAFGFNGVQKAYAIQAGRELRVIVESEKVNDDKAAELSFEISQKIQTDMTYPGQVKVTVIRETRSVNVAK; this is translated from the coding sequence ATGGATAATATCATAGTTATTGTTGGCGCAGCTGTTGTGGGGCTGGCAATAGGATTCGCAATTGCCAAGATGATGGAGAAAGGCAAAGCATCCAAAACCATTGCCAATGCAAAAAAAGAAGCATCCAACATTATAAAAGAAGCCAGTAAAGAGGGCGATAGCATAAAGAAGGATAAGATCTTTCAGGCAAAGGAGAAGTTTTTGGAGCTGAAGGCGGAGCACGAGAAGGTCATCATCAATAAGGATAAAAAAATTGCAGAGGCCGAAAAACGCACAAGGGACAAAGAGTCCCAGGTTAGCAGTGAATTGGCCAAGAACAAAAAGCTTAACGATCAATTTCAAGAAAAGATAAAAGAGATCGAGTACAAAAGTGAGATACTCGACAAAAAACAATCTGAGGTTGAAAAGCTCCACAAGAGCCAAGTACAACAGTTGGAGGTAATTTCTGGACTTTCCGCAGAAGATGCCAAGGCCCAATTGTTGGAATCTTTAAAAGAAACTGCCAAAAGCGATGCCATGGCATATCTTCAAAACACCTTGGAAGAAGCAAAGCTCACCGCACAGCAAGAGGCCCGAAAAATAGTGATCAACACCATTCAGCGTATCGGAACCGAAGAAGCCGTGGAGAACTGTGTCTCGGTATTCAATTTGGAGTCGGATGATGTTAAAGGTCGTATTATTGGCCGAGAGGGTAGAAACATTCGTGCTTTGGAATCGGCCACAGGTGTTGAGATTATTGTAGATGATACCCCAGAAGCCATTATCCTATCTTGTTTTGATTCCGTTAGGAGGGAAGTGGCCCGTTTGTCCTTGCACCGATTGGTGACCGACGGAAGAATTCACCCTGCCCGTATTGAAGAGGTAGTGAAGAAGACCGAAAAACAAATCAATGAAGAAATTGCCGAAATAGGCAAGCGTACCGTAATCGACCTGGGCATCCACGGATTGCACCCAGAACTGATAAAGGCGGTAGGGCGGATGAAGTACCGTTCCTCTTACGGACAAAACCTATTGCAGCACTCAAGAGAGGTAGCTAAACTCTGTGGCGTAATGGCAGCAGAATTAGGACTCAACCCTAAATTGGCCAAAAGAGCCGGATTGCTTCACGATATAGGAAAAGTTCCCATGGCTGAAGTTGAAGTGGAAACACCCCACGCTATTTTAGGTATGCAATGGGCACAAAAATATGGTGAAAAAGACGAGGTTTGCAATGCAATCGGAGCCCACCACGATGAAATCGAGATGACCACTTTAATTTCTCCCATAGTTCAAGTTTGTGATGCTATCAGCGGTGCACGCCCTGGAGCTAGGAGACAAGTTTTGGACTCCTACATTCAAAGATTGAAGGATTTGGAAGATATTGCCTTCGGCTTCAACGGAGTACAGAAAGCCTACGCTATTCAGGCGGGTAGGGAACTGCGTGTAATTGTGGAAAGCGAAAAAGTGAACGATGACAAAGCGGCGGAACTCTCTTTCGAAATATCACAAAAAATACAGACCGATATGACCTATCCCGGTCAAGTTAAGGTTACCGTAATCCGTGAAACGCGGTCTGTAAACGTGGCCAAGTAA
- a CDS encoding cell division protein ZapA: MDEKLKIKLSIADRVYPLTIDPKQEEGLRKAAKNIENLAKKFEQNYAVRDKQDVLAMCALQFASKIEQGGIDRSENAEAAMQRLRALDELVHSKLGE; the protein is encoded by the coding sequence ATGGACGAGAAGCTCAAAATAAAGCTTTCCATTGCCGACAGGGTATATCCTTTAACGATTGACCCCAAGCAAGAGGAAGGGTTGCGAAAAGCGGCCAAGAATATAGAAAATTTGGCAAAAAAGTTTGAGCAAAACTATGCCGTTCGGGATAAGCAGGATGTTTTGGCCATGTGTGCCTTGCAATTTGCTTCCAAAATTGAGCAAGGTGGAATAGACCGTTCAGAAAATGCGGAGGCCGCCATGCAGCGCCTCAGGGCCTTGGATGAATTGGTTCACTCCAAATTGGGAGAATAA
- a CDS encoding M23 family metallopeptidase yields MRHNFFLVLFFTVLYLPAQKKYPQGEFRPPLDIPLVLAGTFGELRSNHFHSGMDIKTQQREGLPVFAISDGTVTRIKVSHWGYGKALYVAHPNGYTSVYAHLKKFGPEIEEYVKKVQYEKQSYEVEMFPDYGELKVAKGSTIAFSGNTGGSAGPHLHFEIRSSVSGKPTNPLLYGYEVRDATDPTLSGLYGYPLSEGALINQSAEKIQLNYTRQSDGSFLADKVTAIGTIGFGIDTFDRLDMAANKNGVYAVKQSVNGRVFSEFDFESFSFGETRYINTLIDYAHFYDHRRRIQKCFKEPYNHLSIYKSLYNDGKINVEEGMSYNVELYISDMAGNTTKLIIPVEGKREEEKISKIDDTTDDFVIADKPNNFDLGAAKVYFPASTFYEDFFINLEKGNDTITVHDNSIAAHRNFTISFDPSKYSAEEKKQLFIAHLDSGMRPTYSKTYKRDGSFTTRTRTLGTYTLVRDSIAPEIRPKNFKEKQWLSNYSYLSLSISDDLSGIDTYSATLNGKWILMEYEPKTNTITYNFDDNISNETECELKVTVTDNVGNSTTYTGTFFRK; encoded by the coding sequence ATGCGCCACAACTTTTTTTTAGTCCTTTTTTTTACTGTATTATACCTACCTGCCCAAAAAAAATATCCTCAAGGTGAATTTCGCCCCCCTTTGGACATTCCCTTGGTTTTGGCCGGAACTTTTGGTGAGCTTCGTTCCAACCACTTTCATTCGGGAATGGACATTAAGACCCAACAACGGGAAGGACTGCCGGTTTTTGCCATTTCCGATGGCACGGTAACACGCATTAAAGTTTCGCATTGGGGCTATGGGAAGGCCCTGTACGTAGCACACCCCAATGGATATACCTCGGTATATGCGCATCTTAAAAAATTTGGCCCGGAAATAGAGGAGTATGTAAAGAAAGTACAGTACGAGAAGCAGTCCTACGAAGTAGAAATGTTCCCGGATTACGGTGAGTTAAAGGTTGCCAAGGGCAGTACAATTGCTTTCTCTGGAAATACGGGTGGTTCCGCGGGGCCCCACCTCCATTTTGAAATACGAAGCAGCGTAAGCGGCAAACCTACCAACCCCCTGCTCTATGGTTATGAAGTAAGGGATGCGACTGACCCAACCTTGTCGGGACTATATGGCTACCCTTTGTCCGAAGGCGCCTTGATCAACCAAAGTGCTGAGAAAATCCAGTTAAATTACACAAGGCAGTCCGATGGTTCTTTTTTGGCCGATAAAGTAACCGCCATTGGCACTATTGGTTTTGGCATCGATACTTTTGACCGTTTGGACATGGCCGCGAACAAAAATGGGGTATATGCCGTTAAGCAATCGGTAAATGGCAGGGTATTTTCCGAGTTCGACTTTGAATCTTTCTCCTTTGGAGAAACACGATACATTAACACACTTATTGATTACGCTCATTTTTATGACCATCGGCGGCGTATCCAAAAATGTTTTAAGGAGCCCTACAACCATTTGAGCATCTACAAATCACTTTACAACGACGGTAAAATCAATGTGGAAGAAGGAATGTCCTACAACGTGGAATTGTACATTTCCGATATGGCCGGAAACACCACCAAGCTAATTATTCCAGTTGAAGGGAAACGAGAGGAAGAAAAAATCAGTAAAATTGATGACACCACAGATGATTTTGTGATTGCAGACAAACCCAACAACTTTGATCTGGGTGCTGCCAAAGTGTATTTCCCCGCCAGTACATTTTATGAAGATTTCTTCATCAATCTGGAAAAAGGGAACGATACCATCACCGTGCACGACAATAGTATAGCGGCACACCGAAATTTCACCATCAGCTTTGATCCTTCAAAATATTCGGCTGAAGAAAAAAAACAACTATTTATTGCGCATTTGGATAGTGGAATGAGGCCTACTTATTCCAAAACTTATAAACGTGACGGTTCTTTTACAACCCGAACTCGCACATTGGGGACCTATACCTTGGTCAGGGATAGTATTGCTCCTGAGATACGGCCCAAGAATTTTAAGGAAAAGCAATGGTTGAGCAACTATAGTTATTTGAGCCTCTCCATTTCGGACGATCTTAGCGGTATTGATACCTATTCGGCCACCTTGAACGGAAAATGGATTTTGATGGAGTACGAACCCAAGACCAATACCATAACATACAATTTTGACGACAATATCTCCAACGAAACGGAATGTGAGCTAAAAGTTACGGTTACCGACAATGTGGGCAATTCTACAACCTATACAGGCACTTTTTTCAGGAAATAG
- a CDS encoding cysteine desulfurase family protein, giving the protein MQKVYLDNAATTQVREEVIQCMQEALARHYGNPSSTHSFGRSAKTAVEQARKTIAKTLNAQPSEIIFTSGGTEADNMILRCAVRDLGVETIITSKIEHHAVLHTVEELEKEHNTNVWYVNLDEFGSPSLAHLEELLKKDDSKKLVSLMHVNNEIGNITDIGAVGELCKENHALFHSDTVQSIGHYPWDAQAINIDFMTAAAHKFHGPKGIGFAFIRKNSGLKPLIVGGAQERGFRAGTEPFHNIVGLEEAFVRAYEHLEEETKTVKELKKYFVDQVLKEVPGAKCNGFSGDLEKSTYTLANIRLPFDKQKGLMLLFHLDMKGIACSKGSACQSGSNQGSHVLNEILSGEELEKPSLRFSFSIYNTKEELDYVVEVLKEFANS; this is encoded by the coding sequence ATGCAAAAAGTGTATCTGGACAATGCTGCTACAACGCAGGTAAGGGAAGAGGTTATTCAATGTATGCAAGAAGCTCTTGCACGGCATTATGGCAATCCATCTTCCACACACAGTTTTGGAAGGTCGGCAAAAACCGCCGTAGAGCAAGCAAGAAAAACCATTGCCAAAACCTTGAATGCGCAACCCTCGGAAATCATTTTTACTTCGGGGGGAACCGAAGCTGATAACATGATTTTGCGATGTGCAGTTAGGGATTTGGGGGTTGAGACCATTATTACCTCCAAAATAGAGCACCATGCCGTGCTGCATACCGTGGAAGAGCTCGAAAAAGAGCACAATACCAATGTTTGGTATGTGAATTTAGATGAATTTGGCAGCCCCAGCCTTGCACATTTGGAGGAGTTGCTCAAAAAAGACGATTCCAAGAAGTTGGTGAGTTTAATGCATGTGAACAATGAGATTGGCAATATTACGGATATAGGGGCTGTTGGTGAGCTTTGCAAAGAAAACCATGCACTTTTCCATTCGGACACTGTTCAGTCCATTGGACATTATCCTTGGGATGCACAGGCTATAAACATTGATTTTATGACAGCTGCAGCCCACAAATTCCATGGGCCCAAAGGAATCGGGTTTGCCTTTATCAGAAAAAATTCTGGATTAAAACCATTGATTGTTGGTGGAGCCCAAGAAAGGGGTTTTAGAGCGGGTACAGAGCCTTTTCATAACATTGTAGGCTTGGAAGAAGCTTTTGTGAGGGCTTACGAGCACTTGGAAGAGGAGACCAAAACCGTAAAAGAGCTTAAAAAGTATTTTGTAGACCAAGTTTTAAAGGAAGTTCCGGGAGCCAAATGCAATGGATTTTCGGGTGATTTGGAAAAAAGCACCTATACCTTGGCCAATATCCGCTTGCCGTTTGACAAACAAAAAGGGTTGATGCTCTTGTTCCATTTGGATATGAAGGGAATTGCCTGCTCCAAAGGTAGTGCATGCCAATCGGGAAGCAACCAAGGTTCGCATGTACTTAACGAGATTCTGTCCGGTGAGGAGCTGGAAAAGCCAAGTCTGCGCTTTTCTTTCTCCATCTACAATACTAAGGAAGAACTCGACTACGTCGTTGAGGTATTAAAGGAATTTGCGAACAGTTAA
- a CDS encoding Smr/MutS family protein produces the protein MGKFSIGDRAEVLDEAIAGIVQKIDGDRVTLITDDGFPMQYTISDLVKIEGNISVTNYEVAKIKKEKELPKRRKAPTIKPKERSAPKMEVDLHIHQLVKSSKGMSNYDMLNIQLDTAKRQLDFAIRKRIQRVVFIHGVGEGVLKEELHYLFKKYDNVKFYDAEYQKYGLGATEVYIYQNS, from the coding sequence ATGGGCAAATTTTCTATTGGAGATAGGGCAGAGGTATTGGACGAAGCAATTGCAGGAATTGTACAAAAAATAGATGGTGACAGGGTGACTCTTATCACCGATGATGGTTTTCCCATGCAATATACAATCAGCGACCTTGTTAAAATCGAAGGCAATATTTCTGTTACTAATTATGAGGTGGCCAAAATCAAAAAAGAAAAGGAACTGCCCAAAAGAAGAAAAGCACCGACCATAAAACCCAAAGAGCGCAGCGCTCCCAAAATGGAGGTGGACCTACACATTCATCAATTGGTTAAGTCCAGTAAGGGAATGAGTAATTACGACATGCTGAACATTCAATTGGACACGGCCAAACGGCAATTGGATTTTGCGATACGAAAACGCATCCAACGAGTAGTGTTTATCCATGGGGTAGGTGAAGGTGTTCTAAAAGAGGAATTGCACTACTTGTTCAAGAAGTACGACAATGTGAAATTTTACGATGCCGAGTATCAGAAATACGGACTAGGTGCCACCGAGGTTTATATTTATCAGAACAGCTAA